A single Pangasianodon hypophthalmus isolate fPanHyp1 chromosome 27, fPanHyp1.pri, whole genome shotgun sequence DNA region contains:
- the layna gene encoding layilin isoform X2, with protein sequence MDVRRVLAFSALMLSVSTSGSKVLGGQNICKRGTNIPCYKIGYFEDSWRKLNFEEAQRACRSDGGDLLSIESAAEQNLIEGLIQELKASDGDFWIGLRREPKYEESSTDCESQYYWLDGSRSNFRNWHTDEPSCGYEVCVVMYHQPSASSDEGNKYMFQWNDDNCETKNNFICKYTKDIFITTTTTEVARNPSVTVHDDGMSVVAAEHTANGVFCFKLFTKRRRKQTETPADKHGTWAPGDRCSSPSPDVYNVIRRQHETDLSDTRPHTKNTSFLGSSPDTPTDEYDNLGGHDTESGFVTLASTESGFITNDIYESYQNRSSTRYHGEHSWLDNELYGY encoded by the exons ATGGATGTGAGGAGAGTTTTAGCTTTTTCAGCGCTGATGCTCAGTGTGTCGACTTCAGGATCCAAAGTGCTTGGTG GCCAGAATATATGCAAGCGGGGCACCAACATACCCTGCTACAAAATCGGCTACTTCGAGGACAGCTGGCGTAAATTAAACTTCGAGGAGGCCCAGCGGGCATGCAGGAGTGACGGAGGAGACCTGCTCAGCATCGAGTCAGCGGCTGAGCAGAATCTCATTGAGGGCTTAATTCAGGAGCTGAAAGCTTCAGATGGTGACTTTTGGATCGGTCTACGCAGAGAGCCAAAGTATGAGGAGAGCAGCACTGACTGCGAGTCTCAGTACTACTGGCTGGATGGAAGTCGATCAAATTTCAG GAACTGGCACACGGATGAGCCCTCCTGTGGTTAcgaggtgtgtgttgtgatgtaCCACCAACCATCAGCTTCATCAGATGAGGGAAACAAGTACATGTTCCAGTGGAATGACGACAACTGTGAGACAAAGAACAATTTCATCTGCAAGTATACCAAAG ATATCTTTataacaacaacgacaacagaAGTAGCCAGGAACCCCTCAGTGACGGTTCACGATGATGGGATGAGTGTTGTGGCTGCTGAACATACAG CAAATGGAGTTTTCTGCTTCAAGCTGTTCACAAAAAG GAGAAGAAAGCAAACAGAGACTCCTGCAGATAAGCATGGGACCTGGGCCCCAGGAGATCGATGCAGCAGCCCAAGTCCAGATGTGTACAACGTGATCCGAAGGCAGCACGAGACCGACCTGAGTGACACTCGGCCTCACACCAAGAACACCTCGTTCCTGGGCTCCTCCCCAGACACACCGACTGACGAGTATGACAATCTGGGAGGCCACGACACTGAGAGCGGCTTCGTCACGCTGGCCAGCACCGAGAGTGGCTTCATCACCAATGACATCTACGAGTCCTACCAGAACCGTTCCAGCACCAGGTACCACGGAGAACACAGCTGGCTGGATAACGAGCTGTACGGCTACTGA
- the layna gene encoding layilin isoform X1 produces the protein MDVRRVLAFSALMLSVSTSGSKVLGGQNICKRGTNIPCYKIGYFEDSWRKLNFEEAQRACRSDGGDLLSIESAAEQNLIEGLIQELKASDGDFWIGLRREPKYEESSTDCESQYYWLDGSRSNFRNWHTDEPSCGYEVCVVMYHQPSASSDEGNKYMFQWNDDNCETKNNFICKYTKDIFITTTTTEVARNPSVTVHDDGMSVVAAEHTDNVMNIVYIVLPTIPLLLLLIVANGVFCFKLFTKRRRKQTETPADKHGTWAPGDRCSSPSPDVYNVIRRQHETDLSDTRPHTKNTSFLGSSPDTPTDEYDNLGGHDTESGFVTLASTESGFITNDIYESYQNRSSTRYHGEHSWLDNELYGY, from the exons ATGGATGTGAGGAGAGTTTTAGCTTTTTCAGCGCTGATGCTCAGTGTGTCGACTTCAGGATCCAAAGTGCTTGGTG GCCAGAATATATGCAAGCGGGGCACCAACATACCCTGCTACAAAATCGGCTACTTCGAGGACAGCTGGCGTAAATTAAACTTCGAGGAGGCCCAGCGGGCATGCAGGAGTGACGGAGGAGACCTGCTCAGCATCGAGTCAGCGGCTGAGCAGAATCTCATTGAGGGCTTAATTCAGGAGCTGAAAGCTTCAGATGGTGACTTTTGGATCGGTCTACGCAGAGAGCCAAAGTATGAGGAGAGCAGCACTGACTGCGAGTCTCAGTACTACTGGCTGGATGGAAGTCGATCAAATTTCAG GAACTGGCACACGGATGAGCCCTCCTGTGGTTAcgaggtgtgtgttgtgatgtaCCACCAACCATCAGCTTCATCAGATGAGGGAAACAAGTACATGTTCCAGTGGAATGACGACAACTGTGAGACAAAGAACAATTTCATCTGCAAGTATACCAAAG ATATCTTTataacaacaacgacaacagaAGTAGCCAGGAACCCCTCAGTGACGGTTCACGATGATGGGATGAGTGTTGTGGCTGCTGAACATACAG ATAATGTAATGAACATCGTTTACATTGTTCTCCCTACAATACCTCTACTGCTGCTCTTGATCGTAGCAAATGGAGTTTTCTGCTTCAAGCTGTTCACAAAAAG GAGAAGAAAGCAAACAGAGACTCCTGCAGATAAGCATGGGACCTGGGCCCCAGGAGATCGATGCAGCAGCCCAAGTCCAGATGTGTACAACGTGATCCGAAGGCAGCACGAGACCGACCTGAGTGACACTCGGCCTCACACCAAGAACACCTCGTTCCTGGGCTCCTCCCCAGACACACCGACTGACGAGTATGACAATCTGGGAGGCCACGACACTGAGAGCGGCTTCGTCACGCTGGCCAGCACCGAGAGTGGCTTCATCACCAATGACATCTACGAGTCCTACCAGAACCGTTCCAGCACCAGGTACCACGGAGAACACAGCTGGCTGGATAACGAGCTGTACGGCTACTGA